The DNA segment ACATATCTGTGACctgaaagtttaaaaaagaattcCACGACTCCCCAAGAGCCACTGGTGGACCAATGGAGCATGACCATCAACTGCTCAGTTCTATGCAGGGATTGTGTTCTGCGTCACACTGGACGAAAGTGCCtgccaaaatgaataaatgtgaatgtaatcAGATGTTTATTGTATATCCCTGTGCCAAGCTTTGATGGATTTGGTGCCAGTGAAGCTTGGCACTTCCTTTTGTAATGTTATTATTGGCAAGTCCTTTCTTTTCTCCATTTGAAAGTTGTACCTGCAGACAGCCAAAACCAGACTTCCATCTCAATTCCGCTCATCTAAATTACCTTCGGTTTGCTCAACCATGGTGCAAATAACTCACAATTACACTCATTTCCATCTTGAATTGAGCTCTCTGATGAAGTACATAATTGCTTGAACATTTGTCTTCTGTGTAGCATAACGCGGCGTGATATGGACGATTTCATGCACTGCACAagaagccgtgtgtgtgtgtgtgtgtgtgtgtgtgtgtgtgtttttgtcttcagTGATTCATTGTCTGTGTTTGATGTGGTTACAGAGTCTGATGTTTGCTTTTACATTACTGTGACATAGTTTTTCTTGTGTGGTATTGAATAggttttccttttctccttttctaTAGTGGTCACTGTGTCTGATGTGGTCATGTCTGATGCTTTATTTatggttgttgttttatttacagatgtcattgtattttattatatttacgtTGAACTTTGCTACATGGCATCAATCACTCAATAACAAACCATATAGTAATATTAAGATTTTATTCTGAAGATAAACAGTAATTATCGAATAATCGTGAACGTGGTCgtgtttgctttaaaaatgacTATGGAACGAATTTTATGTTCAGCCACACTAGCTACGTTTGTTTTTGAAGTTTGGCTTTTAAATCCAATAACATACAAGTACTATATTTATTACTGAGTTCAGAATAACTGCTCTCCATAAAGTAGGCAATATTAAAGCAGTTACTTCACAACTAAAATACTTTATGAGTTGTATTCTAGCTTTACTTTATTCCTCTTGGATAAAGTGTTGGGGTTTGTTATTGGAATTCTTGGACCTGCTGCTTTCCTGAGTTCCAGCCTATTCGGGTCTGCCTCTCACATCCAGTCTGCTTCACCGTGACTCTGTCATGAAGAGCTTTATGCCTTACTCAATTGCACGCCTCTCCATCTGTACAATACAATTAAGCCATTGTTCAATCTCGTCTCAGTCTGAGTGGACTTAAAAAGCCCAACATATGTAACCTTATGTTCAATTATGGTCATTTGAGTGGCTCGTCAAGCTGCGTTTAGAAATGTGTAACTTAATGCTTGACCATTGATTTGTTGCGGCGCCGTAAAAACACGCGTGAGAACTGTGCCAACTTTTGCAGAGATGTTTTGTTCCTGCCCGTCTTTGGATTGGATCTCTTGTTCTTTGCATATTTAGAGAGTAATACTGACTGCCTGAGATGCTGTTTGAACTCCAAAGCCAGACACAGGTTGGCTCATACAAATGCAAACCTCTGCATATGGAGCTAATAAACACCGGGTGTTTGGGTATGTATGCCCATACTTCAGCTATACGTTCAACCATGACTGCTGCCCAACCCTTCTTCTAGCTCCCTCTATAGGCCTTGAAAGTCCATATGAACAACTCTttaacattacacattacattgtaacagcttattattattattattagtagtagtagtagtaatattttaCCAGCATGACTATGATTGTTGATTTTGATCACTTTGTAGATTTAGTTGTCTTCATGGTACAATTTGATAAGCAGAATCTTCAGTATGAGGCCGGATTCCTGCTCTCTGGGTTCCAGCAAGATATTGTGCGTTTCCTTTGCATTCCATCGAGGTGAGCAGCCTGGAAATTTAACTGCCTACAAATTTTTTTGCCCTGTTGTAGAAATTGTAGGAAGTGATTATTGTacatacattctctctctttctctcaaccATACATACAAGAAATCATCCATGAGGACATAATTATTCATGTAGCTAATGAATGCTTCAAGAACAAAGAAAGGAGACCTATTGGCTCATATAGTTTTTTAAAAGATtaatgagtaataataataataataataataataataataataataataataataataataataatagttttcttTTCTATCCCTATCGTTTGGTCCCCTCCAAGACATAAAAACGTGCTcatacctgcacacacacacacacacacacacacacacacacacacacacacacacacacacacacacacacacacacacacacacacacacacacacacagtaaaccaCCACGTCAGGGGAAAACAGCTACCAGATGTGCCATTACCAGAGTAAACCTTACATGCACAGAGGTAAGACAGAAAGACATTGTTAAGTGTAGAGTGAGTGTAGAGTGATTTGTAATACAGTGTGATGAAAAGAATCAGAAGCAGATCACTTCAAGATTGCAATCTTTCCGCAGCATCAGCATCACACATTACAAAGATAAATGTTTCCTGTGAGTGAACTCTTTCAGAAACTGATCTAAGATTTAGAATGGAAAAAAAGGGGGGAGGGAAAGTATGCATGCCTTTCTTTCATCTAACAGCGTAATTGTTGTAATGCtggattttaaaattttttagaGCACTGTCCTTTGGCTGAATAAGGGTTTGCCCGAGTGCCTTTCTCCCAAACGATCACCTACCAATCAAGAACGCCTGCCAATTACATCAAATCCAGCAACTTAACTGTCAAAGGTCTCTTTGTAATTACAAAACCTCAATAAAATAACAGCTACATGCTGCATTTGAGCACCTGCCATCCCACTCTGTAAATCTTAAGTGCAATTGTGACAAGCTGAACTGTACACTGTAAGGAGATACTTTTATGCCTCGAGGCAGTGCAGAGATCAAACCAAGACTTCCGAGGTTGCGCTAATATGTCGTGTCTGCCATGTAACACAAGACATTTAGAGCGATGACACAATTATGTTTTGCATGTCTCTTCACACAGCAGTCTGATTCACCACATGCCTTGCAGGGACTGGAAGTTGGACTGGACTACTTGAGTGACTCACACTGGCTCAGAGATTTGCTTCATACGGtcctgtttttatattttaagcaCAATATCAAAGACATTTCTCTTGGCCTATTTGACAGCTTTAAAATTTGTAATTTGCCAATTTTCAGCTGTTCAGCACAAAATATTCAGACTGTACTTTGTACAGAAATGAATAACAAAACGTGTCTGAATCAAAGCAATCACTTTAATATACCAAGTCATCAATGCACAACCAGGTTCAAACAATTCAGTGATGGTATTTATGAGTCTGGAGAATAAAACACTCTCTCTGGGCAGATTCACAGGTGCAGGTGACATGCAATGAATCATTCTACAGCATATTAAAATCCTCATTCACGGCCCACTCATGCCACATCTGTGATTGATTACagaaaacacagacatttaagGGAAGAAGAGCATAACGCTTAAAGGCTATTATATCATACCCTGAAGCCCTGAAGCCCTAGTTAATATTGTGTTTTGTAGTGTGAGCACAGGGGAAGCTACAAATTGCTACAGTTGTTATAAGTAGGCATGAATATGTATATTCTTGTCCTCTTGCAAATGCTGGAAGACAAAAAGTTCTTCAATTCTTCAAATTAATTTGTTGTGTTTCCAGAGTAGCATCACAGTAAAGCTGTACAAGAATAGCTCCCTTGTTCTTTAGCCCCTGGTGATATTTTAAGATCGTTGCTATAATATGTCAGGGCGGAGGTCCCAGAGAGGACATGGAGGGGTATTTGTAAATTGGGGGCATTCTGAATGCTGGTGTTTCCCACGGCTTTTCTCTGCAATACAGCATGTTATTGGAGGACGTCAACATGGGTTCCTTCAGGCTACCGGAAAGTACTCTactgaaaacagaaacaaaaaacatctcaAAGATTCCATATTACATCCAATATACTCTGAGCATTTTATTAAGAACACCTGTACAActactcattcatgcaattatatAATCAACCAATCGTGTGGCAGCAGTggaatgcataaaatcatgccaGAAGCTACAGGTCATGTTCACATTAACCACCAGAACAGGGAAAATGTGATCGCACAGATTTTGACTGTGACATGAGTGTTGGTGTCAGACAGGCTGGTTTAAGTATTTCTATAGCTGCCAATCTGCTAGTATTTCCATGAagaacagtctctagagtttattcaaaatatcagaataaagaaaaaacatccagtttACGGCAGCTTCGCAGATGGAAATATCTTGTCGACGAGAGATCAGAGAAAGATCAGGTGGTTCAAGGTCACAGAAATGCTACAGATTACTTAACAACTGTGTTTAatcgtggtgagcagaaaagcatctcagaatgcacataTCATGCCTTGAAGTTGATGAGCTGCAACAGAGGAAGCAAAGGACAGAAAGCTTATAtataaatggtgtgtgtgtgtgtgtgtgtgtgtgtgcgaaatTACCTGACGTTTGCACTTTGTATTGCGTGGCTACCCATAGTGCTCTGACTTGCTGTTCTGTGGGGAATGGTACCTAAAGAAGAAGATACTTTGATTTAGAACACCTTAATTTCTTGTTGCTTGCTTCCTTGCTTTCATCCATTTCTGTTCTTGCaatatacatttagcttggataATTGGTTTTAATTGCTTAGAGCTGTGTTTCTCAACTGGGAGCTGTGGACTCCATGTGGTCTGTGGGATTGTTTCTAAAAATATCTaaacataaatgtttttttttttgtttttattattttaaaatataacttaATAAAATTTTAGTCCCattaaatttcattcattcattatccaTCTCATTTTGAAGTGCTCTCGATCTATGTTGAGTATgggttaaataaacaaattttactGTTCACACCAAGACAGTTGATAAAATGAATTGTGCATATTaatgtgtaattataaataataatagcaatgtaTATATATCAGTCGGTGTATGCTAGGGGTCTCGACTGAATAAAGTTGAGAACCAATGGATTAGcagtttaatacacacacaagcttcgaattttaattacactttatttttttattttataataataattattattattataacttaaCAGTTCAAAGTGTGCACTGATTGCATGCACTGTAGATATTGTACAGTTTCAAACAAACTGCAAAGATATTCTTTAagagtattaaataaaatgcacacaatagtaataaatatgatttacagTACAATTTTTCTACTTACCTTAAAAGGTCTGTTAGCCAAGACATTGGACCTCATTTATCAATCTATTATTAAGGTCTTTTGCAAATAGGCCAAATCAAGCTTAAATTCCTGCCAGGTTTACAAAACATGTTTACAAAATGTTCTTCTTATTCACGTGAGTATGAGCATTCACAGCACAGCTGCTTTACTGATTCCCACAAGACTCCTTAAAAGGCAAAACTCACAGAGATGAAAATAACAGAATGATGAGTAAAGGGTAAAAGATTGCCTTCTAAGCATGGGGCGCAATAAACTAACTCCTTTTAAACAGAAGCATCGTGTCCTGATTGAATGACTAGACTAATTGgtctttatttatgttttttggcTCACTTTCTTTCAAGTAATTAATATAAATCAAACGATTGATGTGTGTAGCTGAAATAAATAAGTGATTTAAACATGTCAAGTAATTTGTTTAGACATTTGGAGAAATAAATCCTCCTTACATTATGAGTCCTCTTATATGTAAATTTACACAAACTCAAGAGCTCTCATTGAATACTAATGTTTTCCCAACTAACCTGCTTCTCATGAATATAAACCTTCTTGTATAAAAGCTCTAACAAATGATTTACAATTAAATTCTTTCACATCCATCGTATTAAATAAGGCCCACTATTGTCTGTTGATATTTGCTTTATTAGTGCACTACTCCACCCAGTATATTATGTACATTTCAATTTAGATTCATTATTTTGCACTGttcatttatttagcattctCTTAAACAcctcacagaaaaaaacagtgaaaaaatcTGTAGAGGAAAGCATGTTATCAGCAaaacagcatttgacagactaACCTATCCGACCATCTTGTGGTGGGCTGATGAGACAAAGTCTGGAAACGCTTCCAGACATTGAGGGCTATTTGGGAAAGAAGCAGGAATTTAGAAGAATTATGGAAAAATTATGGTTATATCAAGATAATGATAATTTTTGACTTGCGGTACACATTGTAGCATATGAaacaggatatatatatatatatatatatatatatatatatatatatatatatatatatagagagagagagagagagagagagagagagagagagagagagagagagaaagagagagagagattatagttATATTTTGAAATCGACTTACTTTACTGGAAAAAGCCCTGCTGTCAATGTCCATGTTTTCAGCtctgaagaaaaataattatacaaGCACCACTAATAGTTGATGTTGATTACACtgcacaaactttgaccatttCATTTGCCGTGTGAGTTTGCAAAGCATTCACATTTTGTATCAGACTATTCAGGGGTGCCCCCTAGTGATGTTGTTAGTTAGACTGTTTTAACATCAGACTGTGCATGCCTCCACTCAAATCAATGCACTGTACATTTATctctatatacagtaggtaCCACATGACTACagtaaattgtttaaataagAAACCACAGCAGACATAGCAGAACCGAGTCATCTAGACCATTATAGCAATGCTCTGCTGCAGCTCTGAGGTGGTTGACAGCTTCATAAGAGCTAAGCTTATCCAAACAACTATAGATTAATAAGGTTCTCAGATGAACGGTGGCAGGATATGCTGAAATTACGTGGTGAGGATCACCTTTCTGCCTTGCAGTGTGAAAATGCTGTGACTTTGGAGCAAAGGAAAGTTCTGGACACAACCCCCATCATCTGTGTTAACACTATGCCCTGATTCCCCATGTGTCAACCATTTACACAGGGGGTGAATGGAAAGATTGTGAACTAGTCAGGAAGAGCATTACAATGTATATAATTAAACTGGATGACTAAAAGTACTGAACAAATGTCCTCAGAGTAGAGTTTTTCATGGAACTCACTTCAATTGGAAGTATATTTAGTAGGTCATTTAAATGCATGAATTAAGTAAGTAAATAGGAAAGCACTGTACCAGGTAAAGTAGATAGAACAAACCAAATTAACACAGTTCTtattcctaaaaaaaattaaaaaataaaaaaacacgaTCATATGAGGAAAGCATATGTGGTACTCACAGGCTTGTGCTGGATGCTTGGCGAGATAGACACACTGGAGAGGAATAAGGGATTTTTCTCACTATGGGTGCAGATGAAGTTGGAGACGTTGAGTAaccttaataaaaaataaataaatgaatgaataaataaaattatcaatagaacaaacaaatgcacagacaCTGATTCTGTAGTGCTCTATTGTGTCGCTAATTAGAATAGGTAGCACCCGCTcctatttctttctatttatattttacatttgtctTTAATATGATGTAAACTATGAGAATGAGTAAACTATGAAAATGTTAGGCAATTCCAATATAATACAAAGTCAGTTTATATCATAAAAATGATTCAGTACAACTGAAATGTTTATGAAAAACACGGTACTCTCCAGAAATAATGACATTctttagaaacaaacaaaaatagaataACAGACATTAGAAACAATCTCAATTCTGGATTCAGGAAACAGGAGAAACGCTTGTTGTCTTTAACTTGTTTGTTTAGAGTATAAAAGTTGCACACATACTTGTCATTCAACCAAaagaattacaaaaataataataaaaaaaaaacaacacacacacaatcaatgtTGTACAATGTTTATCTCAATCTTTGGATTTCAATCGTATCTATTTCTACTGACATGATCAGCGATggtgatatgaggaaaaaacatataataaagtataaagtacaataaagtaaagtaagaaTGGCTGATgaattttatttcctttgtttttcaAATGCACTacataaaaaagtgtttaaataaattttaacaaataattCAAAAGGAAAAAAGCCCCAAAATAGCATACTGCATCTGCCATAATTTTTAGATTTCTGGCAAAATTTTGGAGAACTGATGCCATGCTTTACCTGATTTGAAACAACTGGATGCATGTAAATCCCTGACTGACTGTAATCCCACTCTGGAGCTGTAAAAAtataagtaaatgtaaatacatttatttctgtataattCTCACACTGATAAACCAAACTTTTATCAatagtataataaatattatggcattttattatatttatttatgcccACATTCTTTTCAGTCAAATTTAAGAGCATTAAATGTCATTCAAGAGCAGCTGGAAGCAATACCCTTGCTGCTGAAGAGCTAATTCTAACTTTGATATGTAGGCTTTCTGCTCTgtcatttttctgtaaataaaaataagaaatgtttaGCTATGAATATAGAAACAATTTacattattcattaatattccATCTTATCAAAATTCTTACTTTgacatttgtttcatttcttgctGCATTTTGATTAAAGCCTCCTTCATTTTTTCactctaaaaacaaacagatattTCTGACACATCTTTATTTAATATCACAACAATAAATCCAAAAAACTCATATAACTCCTACCTTCTGTTGATAATAAGCTAGTAACCTTTTCTGGTGTCTTGCCTGGAACTGCAAGACCTAAAGTTAAAAAGCTTAGTGTTAAAAATATCTACGGCTGTCAGGAATACCCAATTATAAACTACTATATCcaataataaatgtttcagCAAATACATCTCTAGAAAGTGGCGATAATATAAACAACCAACAGCAAGAAAAGACCACTCATCTTCATGACAGAAAGCCAAGCGCAAAAGGCATTTTGAGCAAGAAAATATCCAGTAAATTATTAAAgtgaaatgtactgtattacaGCATGCTTTAATGTACAGAAATGTTTGCGTGTGTATAAATGCTCCTGTATGCAGGCATGTAGAGGATGGAAGATAACAGAGGGTGAGTAAAACAAAATGGAAACAATTTTAATTGATTCAATGATCATTTAAGCAACGTGGCTAGCAAATTTACAGTTATGCTTAGTTATCTATCTTTAATCcagctagtaaaaaaaaaatgctatacgTATGTCACAAGAATTGACTATTTTTCAAAGGTAACTCAATGCGTCGATTGTTAAAATAATCAATATTGGCAAACTAGTCTTTGAGTGGAAAGATTTCAGGGTAAAAAGAAGGCAGACAGGCACTGACGGCTGTTACGGTCACCTTGCTTATCTCTGAGAAGTATTTGATTGCAGTACTGCTGATATCTGAGAACAGCGCTCTGACCTCTGAGCTGCTCTGCAATAAAATCAACATAGATGTTAAAGCAATATTTGTAGCCACAGCCATTGCAATCCCACCGGGAGATCAATAAACATTTGAGGCTGCTTACTTTGTCTGAGAGCAGAGACAGCTGACATTTTGCTTTGCAGATCAGACACTCGCCTTCTTTTCCTAAAGTAACAACACTGTGACTGATACAcaataaaatggcaaaagtaaAAACTATAGAACATTCACTATTAAATTTCTCTATATTTGCAATGTGGATACCATCTGATCAACAATGCTCCAGTGGTGCTCCTCTATCATTCCCAGTGAATGAACACAAtcagtaaatatacagtacacctaCGTATAAACCGACCTATACACCAGGGTACGGTTTATGTACCTTGTAAAATGACAACTCAGTGTATAGTCCATGCATACTATAACTACTACTAGCTAGGTTAAGTTGACAGAAATAAATTACCTTTCTGAAAGCATATGTTGCATACAATATGGCCACAATTTGTCAGAGCCAGGTGGATATCCGGTCCTGGAGACTTAAAGCACGAATTACAGCATATCCACTGGGACATATTCTGCAAGGTTACATAAACATTATGATACAGATTACAGTTACACAGTATATATTCTGTACATATAAAATGTTCTTAAATGTAATAGCCagactgaatatatatatatatatatatatatatatatatatatatatatatatatatatatatatatatatatatactgactTTGCCATTTAGAGGAAATTACATTAATCACGTCACACTGAGATCAGTAATAGCTGCTGGATTTGTGTATATCAGAGGAAATTATAATTACAGACATTTCtttcaacaaagaaaaaaaagcatttgtaATCTTTGTCCTCTGAGGGGGAAAATATTTTGAAGTGCCATTACATAATCAATGTAGTGCATTAATGAGTCAGTATTAAATATTGGACACAAAAGTTCCTGAATACAGTGTAGTTAGTTATAGGAAGCGGTTATACAAAACCTTGGCTATTTAGCTAGATGAGAAGGTGAGACGGATGGACAGAATAAAggactaaagcactgctgcGTTGCTCCTATTAGATGAAGGCTAATTCACACTGGTAACCAAACAGCACTGCAGGTAATGCAGTGAAAATGGTACAGTAGTGAAAGAAAGTTTCTAAGACAATATGAcatttcattacaaaaaaaacgACTTCGTCTGCTCTGGTGACCCTCTGTTTGTTTACAGAGATGTTTGTTTAGAGATGTTTACAGAGATGTTtgtttagagattttttttgtttagagaTGTTTAcagagatgtttgtttgtttacagagatgtttacagagatgtttgtttagaaatgtttacagagatgtttgtttacagaagatgtttttttgtttagataTGTTTAcagagatgtttgtttgtttacagagatgtttacagagatgtttgtttgtttacagagaTGTTTACAGAGATGATTGTTTAGAAATGTTTACAGAGATGTTTGTTT comes from the Tachysurus fulvidraco isolate hzauxx_2018 chromosome 17, HZAU_PFXX_2.0, whole genome shotgun sequence genome and includes:
- the LOC113647700 gene encoding probable E3 SUMO-protein ligase RNF212 isoform X1 — protein: MSQWICCNSCFKSPGPDIHLALTNCGHIVCNICFQKGKEGECLICKAKCQLSLLSDKSSSEVRALFSDISSTAIKYFSEISKVLQFQARHQKRLLAYYQQKSEKMKEALIKMQQEMKQMSKKMTEQKAYISKLELALQQQGSRVGLQSVRDLHASSCFKSGYSTSPTSSAPIVRKIPYSSPVCLSRQASSTSLAENMDIDSRAFSSKPSMSGSVSRLCLISPPQDGRIGTIPHRTASQSTMGSHAIQSANVSRVLSGSLKEPMLTSSNNMLYCREKPWETPAFRMPPIYKYPSMSSLGPPP
- the LOC113647700 gene encoding probable E3 SUMO-protein ligase RNF212 isoform X5, which codes for MQHMLSESHSVVTLGKEGECLICKAKCQLSLLSDKSSSEVRALFSDISSTAIKYFSEISKVLQFQARHQKRLLAYYQQKSEKMKEALIKMQQEMKQMSKKMTEQKAYISKLELALQQQGSRVGLQSVRDLHASSCFKSGYSTSPTSSAPIVRKIPYSSPVCLSRQASSTSLAENMDIDSRAFSSKPSMSGSVSRLCLISPPQDGRIGTIPHRTASQSTMGSHAIQSANVSRVLSGSLKEPMLTSSNNMLYCREKPWETPAFRMPPIYKYPSMSSLGPPP
- the LOC113647700 gene encoding probable E3 SUMO-protein ligase RNF212 isoform X4, which encodes MSQWICCNSCFKSPGPDIHLALTNCGHIVCNICFQKGKEGECLICKAKCQLSLLSDKSSSEVRALFSDISSTAIKYFSEISKVLQFQARHQKRLLAYYQQKSEKMKEALIKMQQEMKQMSNSRVGLQSVRDLHASSCFKSGYSTSPTSSAPIVRKIPYSSPVCLSRQASSTSLAENMDIDSRAFSSKPSMSGSVSRLCLISPPQDGRIGTIPHRTASQSTMGSHAIQSANVSRVLSGSLKEPMLTSSNNMLYCREKPWETPAFRMPPIYKYPSMSSLGPPP
- the LOC113647700 gene encoding probable E3 SUMO-protein ligase RNF212 isoform X2; its protein translation is MSQWICCNSCFKSPGPDIHLALTNCGHIVCNICFQKGKEGECLICKAKCQLSLLSDKSSSEVRALFSDISSTAIKYFSEISKVLQFQARHQKRLLAYYQQKSEKMKEALIKMQQEMKQMSKKMTEQKAYISKLELALQQQGSRVGLQSVRDLHASSCFKSGYSTSPTSSAPIVRKIPYSSPVCLSRQASSTSLAENMDIDSRAFSSKPSMSGSVSRLCLISPPQDGRIGTIPHRTASQSTMGSHAIQSANVRVLSGSLKEPMLTSSNNMLYCREKPWETPAFRMPPIYKYPSMSSLGPPP
- the LOC113647700 gene encoding probable E3 SUMO-protein ligase RNF212 isoform X6 produces the protein MSQWICCNSCFKSPGPDIHLALTNCGHIVCNICFQKGKEGECLICKAKCQLSLLSDKSSSEVRALFSDISSTAIKYFSEISKVLQFQARHQKRLLAYYQQKSEKMKEALIKMQQEMKQMSKKMTEQKAYISKLELALQQQGSRVGLQSVRDLHASSCFKSGYSTSPTSSAPIVRKIPYSSPVCLSRQASSTSLAENMDIDSRAFSSKPSMSGSVSRLCLISPPQDGRIGTIPHRTASQSTMGSHAIQSANVSSSTSRHDMCILRCFSAHHD
- the LOC113647700 gene encoding probable E3 SUMO-protein ligase RNF212 isoform X3; the encoded protein is MSQWICCNSCFKSPGPDIHLALTNCGHIVCNICFQKGKEGECLICKAKCQLSLLSDKSSSEVRALFSDISSTAIKYFSEISKVLQFQARHQKRLLAYYQQKSEKMKEALIKMQQEMKQMSKKMTEQKAYISNSRVGLQSVRDLHASSCFKSGYSTSPTSSAPIVRKIPYSSPVCLSRQASSTSLAENMDIDSRAFSSKPSMSGSVSRLCLISPPQDGRIGTIPHRTASQSTMGSHAIQSANVSRVLSGSLKEPMLTSSNNMLYCREKPWETPAFRMPPIYKYPSMSSLGPPP